The Grus americana isolate bGruAme1 chromosome 24, bGruAme1.mat, whole genome shotgun sequence sequence TCCTGCTGTGTTCCCCAGGTTTTTGCAGGCTACATCCAGCCCAAGGATCCCAGCAACGGACAGATGTACCAGAAGACTTTGCTGGGTGCCATTTTAAACATCTCCTGCTTGTTAAAGACCCCTGGCATCGTGGAGAACCATGGCTATTTTCTGAATCCATCCCGGTCCAGCCCGCAAGAGATCAAAGTGCAAGAATCCAACATCCATCAGGTGGGCTGAagcacagcagtgctgcttccccCTGGGTTTTAgtggtctctctctctctgcctgaGGGTTTGAGGCACCATATCAGGACTCGAGTTCCACTGCTGGCTCTTCTAATAGTCTGACTTGTGGCGAAGCTAGTCACAAAACTGCTTTGGATTCTCCAGCAAACGGTTTCGCTCGCTTCCTCGGGTTGGCGTAAGACCAAAGTCTTTGTGTCGAGCAAGTCGTGTTTTGTCAGAGTAGTTGTTTGAGCTGTGGTACTTGTGGAACAGATACCGGCACCGTAACTCGAGGCGCTATGCGAAGGTAATCTACCTTAGGCGATGTAACCTCCAGGAAATAGTTTGTGGTATCTGTCCTGTAATTAAAAAGGTAATTGACTCCCCAGCAGAGAAAGTGACCAGCAGCATTCTCTCTCATTGTGAAAGCAAACAGCTTCCCTCCTTGGAGGAGTGGTGCTAGGAGGATCTTCGGGATCGTTTCAGGAGGAGGGAAGCACCAGAAAGCGGGATCTAAACGCAGGAGCGAGATATAAATACAGCAGGAGGGGTCATGGAGAGGGGCCTTCCCAGTCACCTGTTCTTTCGAGGGTCACTATTGCCGCCAAAACCCCGTAAAGAACGTTGGTTTTACTCCCCGCAGAAACAACTTGCTCTTGACTATGCTTTTGAATACATCCCTGATTGTTCTTTGCTGCTGGCCTTGGGACTTGGCCCGCTCGTAACGTGTGTGTCTGGCGGGCAAttaatagaggtggcctggCTGTGATTGGCTTTGGAAGCCCTGCCCTTGAAGAGCAGGATGGGCTCAGGAGCCGGGAGGGCTCTGAGAGCAAAAGAGCGATTCCCACCCATGACTCCCTCTGTTCCCTGTCACAGTTTATGGCCCAGTTCCACGAGAAGATCTACCAGATGCTGAAGAACCTGTTGCAGTTATCTCCAGAGACGAAGCACAAGATTCTCTCCTGGCTGGGAAACTGCCTCCACGCGAACGCAGGCCGCACCAAAATTTGGGCTAACCAGATGCCGGAGATCTTCTTCCAGATGTATGCCTCAGATGCCTTCTTCCTCAACTTGGGAGCTGCCCTCCTGAAGCtgtgccagcctttctgcaaaCCAAAATCTCCTAGGCTGCTAACCTTCAACCCCACCTACTGTGCCCTGAAGGAGCTGAAcgaagaggagaggaggagtaAAAACGTACATATGAAAGGTACCCCCGAACCTCaggggagcaagagaaggagaaagggcaTCTCCTCGGGTCCTTAGCAGCCTCGTGATGCCTGCCGTTACGGCAGAGTTAAAGGAGCGACTgcggggggggagcagggggagagccaaatgcaaataaaacgCTGCCTAGCATCATCAGCGGTTGTTTTGTCTTCCATGGGGGCCTTTTCGAGGCCTCCCCTCACCAGCGCTGCTGGGGGAGGACTTGAGAGATGGTTTTTGTTCCAGGCTTGGAAAAAGAAACGTGCTTGATACCTGCCCTGAGCGAGCAAGAGCCGGAGTTTGCAAACAGCTACAACCTGGTGACGGAAAACCTGGTCCTCACGCAGTACACCCTTCACCTGGGGTTTCACAGGTAACCGCTCTGTGTCCCTAAGGCCTTGCCTCGGGCTGACTGATTTTGGAAAGAGACTCTCTTCGCTGTTGCTCGCGGTCAAGGCTAACAGTCTTATGGGCTCCGTGTTATTTATAGAAACGTGACAGCCAAGCGCTGGGTGTCCCTGGGTCGCGCGGTTCCCCCCCTCTCCTCGCGGGAGCGAGCTGCTGGCATCTCGCTTCTCTACTAGAAGGCATCTCGGCGGCAGAGCTCCTGCCCGCTGCGAGCGCTCTGAACCGCCCCAGTAAACAGATTGTTTGTGCATGAAGCAGAAACGCGAGGTAGCTGTCCGTTTCCAGGAAAGGATTTTCCGGACACCAGACGCACTATTTTTCTCAGCTTCCCTCTGCAAACCGTTGCCTGGATACTGTGAGGTCACCACTGATCCAAGCACCGTCCCCTTCTGGTTTATTCTCTAAATATAGAAATAGGCGAAAAAGTTATGCAAGTGGCTTGTTGCtgggaaactgaaaatgtcACCTCGCAGGCATCTCCCGGGCTTGCCGGATCCCTGACCTTGGTCAGCTAAGGGGGTTCGCAGCTGCACCAGCTCACTGCTGAGGGCCTTACCAGACCACTTTGCAGGCCGCCGCAGCTCCTCAGCGGGGTCCAGTGTCCTCCCAAGCCCTGCCTTGCGTTTCTCCGAAGGCTTCCCGTCACCGGCCCTCCCCAGACAGATTATCCACGGGAAATGGTTTGAACGGGACGAAAGCGCGTGCTAGCTTACGTATAGCTTAGGCACTCTGAACATCTATAGGTCTCATCACCCCCTCGCCTTGTTTCCCTGGTAGGTTGCACGACCAGATGGTAAAGATAAACCAAAGCCTTCACCGCCTGCAAGTGGCCTGGCGAGAAGCTCAGCAGAGCTCCAGCCCCGCTGCCGACAGCCTCAGGGAGCAGTTTGAGCGCCTGATGACCATCTATCTCTCCACCAAGACGGCGATGACGGAGCCGCAGATGCTGCAGAACTGCCTGAATCTGCAGGTGTCCATGGCAGTTCTGCTGGTGCAGCTGGCCGTGGGGAACCACGGGACGGAGCCGCTGGAGCTGAGCTTCCCCCTGCCAGAGGTGGAAAACAGCGCGTTGGCCTACGTGCCAGGTGAAGCTTCTCATCCTGCCGCTGGGTcggtctgtctgtctgcctgcTGCAATTACCCATCCAAAGCAACGGGCGTCATTTCCGTGTTCAGAGTATTGCACGCATGCAGCTGTAATCATGGTACTGCCTGGACAAGCGCTGGGAGAGCTGTCCGAGGAAGTGCTTGTATGTCCAGGGCAGGACACAGCGCCACAACTGAGAGCGTCTTTCTTTGCATAGAATATTCTTTCTGAAGAGGGTCACTTGAAAGTTTGGGGTTCCCCGAGGTGGCATGCTTAGGGTATTGACGCTGCTGACTTTTTAAAGATCCCTCTCACGGCCTGCTCACAAAGTTTTGCCAAATGCTGCATTGATTTACTATTCTCCCTACGCGCAGAACCCTCCTTGCGGTTTCTGTCGTCCAGAGATTCTCTTCCCTGGAGTTTTTTTGTCTAACAGCGCATACGATCGGCCACACGGCCGCTGGGTTTCGCCCTGTAAGTGACCCGACTTCTGAGAGTGGTGAAGCGAATCCTGCGTGTTACAAACTTCATCGGGCCGGGCATCCTTCGCGAGCACGGTGTTCCGATACAGCTTGTTATTTCCCAAAACTATCATCGGGGCGATGAGGGGAGAGTGCACAGGAGGCTAGAAAAGGGCAAAAGGAGCTGCTCTTGGAGGAACTCACGTGCGATCTCTGTTTGCAGAATTCTTTGCCGATAATCTGGgtgatttcttcattttcttgcgGCGTTTCGCTGACGACATCTTGGAGACTTCCGCCGATTCTCTGGAGCACATCCTTCActttattactgttttcatgGGTGACGTGGAGAGGTACGTACAGCCCTGGGTGTGAGCCCCGTGTGCCTATGTGCAGAGCACCCAGAGGGGAAACAAGCAAGTGGAAACTGTCAGTGGCGTCTTGGGGTTCGGTTTAGATATCCACGAGCAGTTTGATCTCACTGGAAAAGCTAAATTCTGCCCACAGCAGGCACAGTGAACACAGCCCTGCCCAAAGGACACGGGCTTTGTGCAAGGGGATTTGGTGCCTAAATGCATGTTTTGGTCATATTATGAGGACTTGCTGCGTTGTTTTCTCCTGCAGGATGAAAAACCCTCATCTACGAGCCAAGCTGGCAGAAGTGTTAGAAGCGGTGATGCCTCACTTAGATCAGGCCCAGAACCCGCTCGTCTCGAGTGTGTTTCATCGCAAGCGAGTGTTCTGCTCTTACCAAAACGCCGCCCACCTTGCCGAGGCACTTATCAAAGTCTTTGTGGATATCGAGTTTACTGGTGAGTGCTGCGTAAGGGGAAGAGTTGTCTGTAACGTCTGCAGGGGGGAATGTCTCCAGGGTTCAAAGTACGTGGCGAAAACAAATGAATCCGTTTGCGCTTCGTTAAGCCGCTCGCTGTGTTAGGCAGGCAGCATTCCAGGAAAGCGTTGGTCTTTCCCACCCTCTGGCTCATGCAGAACTGCATATCTAGAAAGGATAACCTCTGGAGCTCCAGCTGTTCAGCTCGGCAGTGGTTGTTATGGGTCCTTGCCCGTCCTCTTCCACTGCAGGATCTCTTGTACTGCTTGGAAATTGGTGACAGGTTTTGCTGACCTGCACGGGAGCGGTTGTTTCAGTTCAAACAAACCGAAGAGGAATTAACAGCCCCTGCCTATGCCCACTGCCCACTTGAAATGCTCTCGCTTTTGCTAACGCCTAGGTGACCCGCACCAGTTTGAGCAGAAGTTTAACTACCGCCGACCCATGTATCCCATCCTGAGGTACATGTGGGGCACCGATTCCTACCGGCAGAGCATAAAGGTGAGGCAAGAGGCACGTACGTAAGCGcatgcctgcagctctgcatgtCCTGCCATTGGGACCGGGCCGCGGCATTCACTGTTCTCTCCTTCCTCGCAGGCTCTGGCTGATTACGCCTCAGAGAACCTGGAGGCCATGAACCCCCCTCTCTTCTTGCGCTTCCTTAATTTGCTCATGAACGATGCCATTTTCCTGTTGGATGAAGCCATACAGGTAGGGCCAAGCGCGCATGCTGACGGCATCGCGTAAGCAACGGTTCTTGCTCCCCTGAAGATGGCTGGGTGTGATGCCGATCAAATCCCCTCGGCCTTTCCGCGGGTGTTTTAGCCTTGCAAGGGCCTTCTGTCTCCAGGCAGTTGTCCTTTGGCTTTACAAGGAGAGCTCCAGGTGAACTCGCGTCCCTGGTATGTGGTGACTGCCTCTCCGCGCTTGTCAGCGCTGCCCGTTGCTTCTAGAAAGGGCTTTTTTGGGGAGCTTTTATCTGCGATAGAATCGGTTGTCGGAGGGCCGGCAGATGAGACAGGCGATGTGGATGTTGCCCGTCTGGTTTCGAACATCTAGCGCAGCGCAGCTTTGGCTTAGTTGTCGCTGCCCGTTTGCCCACCTGTTGCCCCAGACGTTTCCCTGCCCTCTTGTTGCAGTACCTCAGTAAGATTAAAGTTCAGCAGATTGAGAAGGACCGCGGCGAGTGGGACAGCCTGTCCCAGGAGGCTCGCCGCGAGAAGGAGTCAAGCCTGCAGATGTTTGGCCAGCTAGCGCGTTTCCACAACATCATGTCAAACGAAACCATCGGCACCCTGGCCTTCCTGACCTCAGGTAGGGAGAGCaacccctcctgcctgctgggacCCGGGGAAGGGCCCTGCCTGGTTTCCGGGTGGTCATAGCAGGACGGGATTGCTGTGAAGCTCAGGCAACTGTTGGTTTCTGTTCCAGAAATTAAGTCCTTGTTTGTCCATCCTTTCCTTGCCGAGCGCATCATCTCCATGCTCAACTACTTCCTGCAGCACCTGGTTGGGCCTAAAATGGGTGCTTTGAAAGTCAAGGACTTCAGCGAGTTTGACTTCAAGCCGCAGCAGCTCGTGTCTGACATCTGTACCATCTACCTAAACCTCGGGTAGGGGACTGCGGGTCACTCTGGGGAGGACCTGGGAGAAAAGCTTTTGTCTAGCTTTGAGTGCTTTGCAGCTGTTGTGGGGACTGTGTTTCACAGCCCGACAAATGTGGATTCTTAAACCTTTGCTCTCTTTTAACCTGTGCTCCAGGGATGAAGAAAACTTCTGTGCCACGGTGCCCAAGGACGGCCGCTCCTATTCACCGACACTCTTTGCCCAGACCGTTCGGGTTCTGAAGAAAATCAACAAGCCTGGCAACATGATAGTGTCTTTCAGTAACCTGGCTGAGAGGATCAAGGTGAGAACCAGAGTGAATTTaagctcacaaaaaaaaaaaaaaaggtggaactGGTTCCTGGCATCCTTTTCCATCTGCATATCGCTGTGTCTTTCCTGTGGAGCTGGATTTCTGGGAGCGGGGCTCCATCTGTGGCTCAGGTGGGGTGGCTGGGAGGGCTCTCTGCCAGCACGGACCTGTAAATACCTTAGCTATCAGTTAGGAGCAAACCTGGTTTTTGCTCCAAAAGAACCATGAGACCGAGTCTCTAAAGGCCGCGCGTGCCCACCAGTCTCTTGCAGAccgccagcagcaggaggaggagacgTATGCGGATGCCTGCGATGAATTCCTGGATCCGATCATGAGCACTCTGATGTCAGACCCTGTGATACTGCCCTCCTCTCGCGTCACCGTGGACCGGTCGACCATAGCCCGGCACCTCCTCAGGTACGCAGCATGAGCCTCGCACCTTGACGGTTTTTGGGGATCTGTTCCCCTTATCCGACCATGCCTGGTCTCGGTGCGTCCACTTCACTCAACAGCTGGAAGATTGTGCCCCTCTTCCTggcctctcttcctctttttttttttttttttttatttcttatttctagtGCCGGGGCCATCCAAATAATCCTCTCGATGCTTTGTCTTTCAGCGACCAGACAGATCCTTTCAATCGGAGCCCCCTCACTATGGACCAGATCAGACCAAACACGGAGCTGAAAGAGAAGATCCAGCGGTGGCTGGcggagaggaaaaagcagaaggaggagcTGAAGGACACGCTGAACTGAAAACCAGGATCTCACCCCTAGGCCTACAATCACTGGCGAGATAAACGCCTTGCAGGGGTAGCGGCTGAAGCTCCAGAACATCTGTGCAACTCGCCACCTTAATCAAGACCGTGTTTAGTGCATTGCCAGCGCCTCCAGAGTCTCTCCTAGgaccttcccttccctcccttgttctctcttttcctcttgagACTTGCTCTTTAATACTAAGACTTTCCACTGCCCTACAGCTTTGAGCCTCTGCCTCAGGGGAAGACTGCAGCCCCTCCTGCGtggcctgcccccccccccctcaccctggCCCTCTCTTACTCATTCTTTGTGTTTGGCCATGTTCTCTTCTAGCGACACCAAAAACCTCCCTCTGTTCTGTTGCTGTGTTTAACCTCTGTAGCCGTGTGTTCCGCGGGAAAGCGGTGCCTCCGCACCCACAGCCGCTCCCAGGGTTAGACGCGGGCACGGGCTGGAGGGGGATGGTTGTGCTACTTGCGCGTGCCGGTGGTGTAGCGGAGTTTCTCTTCCAGAGGATCTCTGGGAACGGCAAGGCGGTGGAAATTAAATATACGGATGAGCGGTGGAGCTCCGGCAAGCTGTTGGGAGCCCCAAGCTGTAGAAAAGCCTCTTTGCTTTGAGTGCGACGCTTCCCCGGTGGGCCGGGATGCGGCCGCGCCGGGTCTCGAACCCGCGGCTCCGGCCGGGGGTCCTCGCTGCGGGCTGCCCGCGGCAGATGCCTGCCGGGCGCTGGGGAGGCAGGCGGCGctcgggcagcggcggcggcgaggTCCTCGCGGCGCAGGCGGCGGCAGtagcagcggcggcggcggcggcggggtgACATTCAGCTCGGGCCCCGCAACATGGCGCAGGCCGCGCAGAGGCTGGCGCAGCGCATCGCCACCCGCGGGCCGCAGCTTCTCAGCGGTGAGCGGGGCTCCGGCCGGGCggagggggctggggaagggacgggcccggggggcggcgggggagggaggggggcggcGAGGAACGAGTCCGGGGAGGCCCCGCGGGCGTCCGCCGTTGGGAAAAcgcctttcccttccctttcccggCAGCCGCCGTGGCGTACTCGAAGCCCCGTTTGGCCACGTTCTGGTACTACGCCAAGGTAGAGCTGGCCCCGCCGACCCCCGCCGAGATCCCCCGGGCCATCGACAGCATGAAGGCCATGGTCAGGAGCTTCCAGACCGGCCGCCTGGCGCAGCTCACCGTCAAGGTAACGGCGGGACGGTGGGAGCGGAGGGGCCCGGGGTGCGCGGCGCTCGTTCCAGGCACGGTCTCCCTGCCCCTAACCCTGCCCAGGCGTTTTCTGCCCAAAATTGGCTCGGAGGCTCTTTGGCACGTCACGGTGACCCGAGAGGTGTCCCATTGCCCCagtgctctgatttttttttttttttgtttcctgaggTTTTTCTGCTCCCCGCAAAGAGAACCCGGGTCaggctgctttcctcctcctcctcctccgtgtAGCAGCGAATCCCCACGGCGCTCCCTGCGAATCTGCCCACTAGAATCGATGCGCGCTGCACTGGGTTTCTGTTGCCTGCGCTCCAAAGATGCGTTTCCTTTGGTGCCAGGCTTTCAAAATGTTATACATTTACAAAAATTTACCCACTTTTTCCTGGATAAGCCGAGGAGTAGGCGAGCTCTGCAGCCTTTTCAGGTCCTGCTGACTATTCTACTACTGAGGCTGTACCCAGCGTTTTGGAACCACCTTAACAGCGTAGTTTGTTGGGGGGTGGCTCAACACGAGAAACACCCCGTTgcacttttaattatttttcttttcttaaaccATTGCCTTGCGAATTGGTTCACTGCTTTGCTAGTCGTATGTGGAGCTCGATTACAGGAGCGAGGAGAGAAGCTGTAGCAGGAGCTGACAGTCTAACCagtggcttttttgttttgtttgtttttttctttcaggaagcGCTGAGGAACGGTCTGGTGGCCACGGAGGTGCTGATGTGGTTTTACATCGGGGAGATCATAGGCAAGGGCGGCCTGATCGGGTACAACGTCTGAAGGCTCACCCTCAGTAACGCCGTGGGTCCCGAGTCTGTAACAGGGGTCTGTGACAATAAAGCCAGGAACCGATGTCGAGCTGTCGTGGTCTTTTGTGGCGGTTGGGGCGCGAACCTGGCCCCGACCCGGTTGCGCTGCTGGCAGTGGAGGTCGGCTCCTGGGAGGGGAGCCTGAAGGCCGGTCCCCTGAGGCGGCGCTTTGACGCCATCGTCCGTTGCCACACCCGGGCTCGTTCTTTGGACAGCCACCGCACCTTGGCTACAGCGTTAGGGGAGGTGCGAGAGCCCCGGGTTCGAACCGAGAGTgcaaatgctttcatttctttctgaatgtaTTTCACATCGGCAAGCGGGAACCAAAAAGAAATGCCGGTACTTTATTTACGCTCCCAAAAGCTCTCTGCCGTGGCTTATGTCGTAGAGGATGTAGCAGTGTTCCACGCGCTTTTGCTGGTTTGGGGTGTGGCTTGTTGAGTGGAAAACTTTGAAGGTAAGCGGAGCTTTGCTGTACGCGTCATCTTAGCTCGCCACTGGCTGGAGGTGCAGGCTGTCTGGAAATCCACAAGCTTGCTCGTTTTCCACAAGGTTTTATATAGAGGTGCATACAAAAACCTGGTGAGGTCACCCACACTCGAACGCGAGTTCAGAAAATAATGGTAGAAGGAGTTCTCTGAAGCCAAGCAGTCCTGTTGGGGTAGGACCTAACTGTTTTTATTGTCTTAGAAGATGGTTCCTGGTCAGTATTGCTTCTCGTTGATACTGTCACCGTATCAGCTGCTCCTTTGCTCCTCTGGGCCTTGTGTTCGGCTCCCCGGTgaacccgcagccccccccagctTGGCTGCCCCGAGTGACCCCAATGTCTCTGGGGCAGCTGCGCCAGTAGCACGGCgatttctctcctccctgcagcacagccgACCTCCTCAATGCTTCATCCCAGCGAGAAGCCTCTTGGATTCCTGACGGGTAGCACAGGTGAGCTCACACGCTTCCTGTTCGGTGACCGGAAGGTCATCAGTGGCCGCAGAGGTCCTGGAGAAGCTCTTTTATACCTGTGGCTTGCTGGGTGCTCCTCTGTGCTGCCAAGCACTTTGACACGTTCTTGCAAAGGGCACCGGCAAACCTAACCAGGGCTGCAGCCAAACGCCCTGGCTGAGCGGCGGGTGCACGTGCCGGTGAGGGTGAACAACGGCCCCGAAAACTGCCTCTCCCTGGGagctcttccctcctgccttcaTAAACCAGCAGATAAATACCAGTGAGGGGAACCCCCCTGGGCCCCTCAGTGGGGGTCTGCAGCATGTATTCCTTAATAAGAGACAGACAAGAGAGGTCACACAGGGGATTTAAAGCGTGACCTTGATTTGCAGAAGGTTTCTGGACCCAAGAGAACCTCCCTGAGAGAGCAAGTCTGCCTGATCGCACTCAAAGGCCTGCCCGCCCTGTGTGACTTGTTCCTACCTGCACGTACTGCTCTCTCAGGGCGGGCGCTCGGGAGCGGGGCCCCGTGCCAAAGCTCGCAC is a genomic window containing:
- the UBE4A gene encoding ubiquitin conjugation factor E4 A produces the protein MTDQENNNSISSNPFAALFGSIADAKHFAAVQKQQQQQLRQLTGDETSVSQDDSDNSISESLDDCDYSVAEISRSFRSQRELCEQLNINHMIQRIFLITLDNSDPSMKSGNGIPARCVYLEEMAADLDDQDWLDMDNVEQALFTRLLLQEPGNHLIYMTSTSMQNLSADRDAGERQILRYLYACSQRAREEITKVPENLLPFAVRCRNLTVSNTRTVLLTPEIYVNQNVYEQLVDLMLEALRGAHFEDMTEFLEEVIEALTMDEEVRTFGEVMVPVFDILLGRIKDLDLCQILLYTYLDVLLYFTKQKDIAKVFAGYIQPKDPSNGQMYQKTLLGAILNISCLLKTPGIVENHGYFLNPSRSSPQEIKVQESNIHQFMAQFHEKIYQMLKNLLQLSPETKHKILSWLGNCLHANAGRTKIWANQMPEIFFQMYASDAFFLNLGAALLKLCQPFCKPKSPRLLTFNPTYCALKELNEEERRSKNVHMKGLEKETCLIPALSEQEPEFANSYNLVTENLVLTQYTLHLGFHRLHDQMVKINQSLHRLQVAWREAQQSSSPAADSLREQFERLMTIYLSTKTAMTEPQMLQNCLNLQVSMAVLLVQLAVGNHGTEPLELSFPLPEVENSALAYVPEFFADNLGDFFIFLRRFADDILETSADSLEHILHFITVFMGDVERMKNPHLRAKLAEVLEAVMPHLDQAQNPLVSSVFHRKRVFCSYQNAAHLAEALIKVFVDIEFTGDPHQFEQKFNYRRPMYPILRYMWGTDSYRQSIKALADYASENLEAMNPPLFLRFLNLLMNDAIFLLDEAIQYLSKIKVQQIEKDRGEWDSLSQEARREKESSLQMFGQLARFHNIMSNETIGTLAFLTSEIKSLFVHPFLAERIISMLNYFLQHLVGPKMGALKVKDFSEFDFKPQQLVSDICTIYLNLGDEENFCATVPKDGRSYSPTLFAQTVRVLKKINKPGNMIVSFSNLAERIKSLADRQQQEEETYADACDEFLDPIMSTLMSDPVILPSSRVTVDRSTIARHLLSDQTDPFNRSPLTMDQIRPNTELKEKIQRWLAERKKQKEELKDTLN
- the ATP5MG gene encoding ATP synthase subunit g, mitochondrial, whose translation is MAQAAQRLAQRIATRGPQLLSAAVAYSKPRLATFWYYAKVELAPPTPAEIPRAIDSMKAMVRSFQTGRLAQLTVKEALRNGLVATEVLMWFYIGEIIGKGGLIGYNV